Proteins from a genomic interval of Musa acuminata AAA Group cultivar baxijiao chromosome BXJ1-9, Cavendish_Baxijiao_AAA, whole genome shotgun sequence:
- the LOC135592658 gene encoding cytochrome b-c1 complex subunit 7-2, mitochondrial-like, with translation MASSWMQWLINPRRNWFAAQHYKALCNRLKKYGLRYEDLYDPLYDLDIKVALARLPREVVDARNQRLKRAIDLSTKHEYLPEDLQALQTPFRSYLKDMLALVKKENAEREALGALPLYQRSFP, from the exons ATGGCGTCGTCGTGGATGCAGTGGCTGATCAATCCCCGCCGCAACTGGTTCGCCGCCCAGCACTACAAGGCCCTCTGCAATCGCCTCAAGAAATACG GGCTGCGGTACGAAGATCTGTACGATCCGTTGTACGATTTGGACATCAAGGTGGCCCTGGCGCGGCTGCCGCGCGAGGTGGTGGACGCCAGGAACCAGCGTCTTAAGCGCGCCATTGATCTCTCCACGAAGCACGAGTACCTTCCCGAGGACTTGCAG GCATTGCAAACACCTTTTAGAAGCTATCTTAAAGATATGCTGGCTCTT GTGAAAAAAGAGAATGCAGAGCGTGAGGCATTAGGTGCCCTCCCTCTCTATCAGCGCAGTTTTCCATAA